Proteins co-encoded in one Gopherus evgoodei ecotype Sinaloan lineage chromosome 4, rGopEvg1_v1.p, whole genome shotgun sequence genomic window:
- the LOC115650598 gene encoding proline-rich protein 2-like, translated as MALLPQPEPRNTAPPAGAPQPHSPASPAECGKSRGPATEAGARQPRSPHRSPALEAGAPQTRGRAPPAECCNSHCPSTPARALPPRSFGQSSVTPRYHSPGRNSATPPSCSLCRSPGTHGPSILAGAPQVPRPLYPSRSPATLQHRSPERSPATPQSLQPSRIPGTPAGVQQLPLPATQAGAPKPRSQGQRPTTLPSRSPGRRAAVPHTCGPTFPAKGLQTCGAATPAGAPQLPQSRPARSPATPAVPGPEPRNSCGPRPELKPRNSCGPGPSSSPASPQSRPGALAGDQQTSGPSPEPQPVAPQLLRFGPEPRPGAPQLLWFGPDPRPGAPQLLQSPARAQAPQLLRSRPEPRNPYGPRPRAPQLLRSRAELKPRNSCGPSQEPWPEPRNSCSPRPGALAQAPQLLWSPARSPATPAVPARSPGPSPATPAVPARSPGPSPATPAVPAWSPGPSPATPAVPGLSSSPTTPAVPGPEPRNSCGPRPELKPRNS; from the exons ATGGCTCTgctcccccagccggagccccgcaacactgctcccccagccggagccccgcaaccccacaGTCCCGCTTCCCCAGCAGAGTGTGGCAAGTCCCGTGGCCCAGCTACTGAGGCCGGAGCCCGGCAGCCCCGCTCTCCTCACCGCAGCCCAGCTCTCGAGGCCGGAGCCCCGCAAACCCGTGGCCGCGCTCCCCCGGCCGAGTGCTGCAACTCCCACTGTCCTTCTACcccggccagagccctgccaccccgcTCTTTTGGCCAGAGCTCCGTCACCCCGCGGTACCACTCCCCTGGCCGGAACTCTGCAACCCCACCGTCCTGCTCCCTCTGCCGGAGCCCAGGGACCCACGGCCCCTCTATcctggccggagccccgcaaGTCCCGCGGCCCCTCTatcccagccggagccctgcaACACTGCAGCACCGCTCCCCTGAGcggagccctgcaaccccgcaGTCCCTCCAACCCAGCCGGATCCCAGGGACCCCGGCTGGAGTGCAGCAACTCCCGCTGCCCGCCACCCAGGCCGGAGCCCCAAAGCCCCGCTCTCAAGGCCAGAGGCCCACAACCCTGCCGTCCCGCTCTCCCGGTCGGAGGGCCGCAGTCCCGCACACCTGCGGTCCCACTTTCCCGGCCAAAGGCCTGCAAACCTGCGGTGCTgctaccccagctggagccccacaaCTCCCGCAGTCCCGGCCCgcccggagccccgcaactcctgcggtccccggcccggagccccgcaactcctgcggtccccggcccgagctcaagccccgcaactcctgcggtcccggcCCGAGctcaagccctgcaagcccgcAGTCCCGGCCAGGAGCCCTGGCCGGAGACCAACAAACCAgcggtcccagcccggagccccagcCTGTAGCCCCGCAACTC ctgcggttcGGGCCAGAGCCCcggcccggagccccgcaactcctgtgGTTCGGGCCAGACCCCcggcccggagccccgcaactcctgcagtCCCCGGCCCGAGCTCAAGCCccacaactcctgcggtcccgtcCCGAGCCCCGCAATCCCTACGGTCCCCGGCccagagccccgcaactcctgcggtcccgggccgagctcaagccccgcaactcctgcggtcccagccaggagccctggcccgagccccgcaactcctgcagtCCCCGGCCAGGAGCCCTGGCccaagccccgcaactcctgtggtccccggcccggagccccgcaactcctgcggtcccggccaggagccctggcccgagccccgcaactcctgcggtcccggccaggagccctggcccgagccccgcaactcctgcggtcccggcctggagccctggcccgagccccgcaactc ctgcggtccccggccTGAGCTCAAGCCCCACAACTCCAGCGGTCCCCGGCCCGGAGCCC cgcaactcctgcggtccccggcccgagctcaagccccgcaactcctga